The following proteins come from a genomic window of Trifolium pratense cultivar HEN17-A07 linkage group LG4, ARS_RC_1.1, whole genome shotgun sequence:
- the LOC123922845 gene encoding uncharacterized protein LOC123922845 translates to MSQTSASAQIKNKGTDAVKTRSKSKKEEPTVVIDATPISSIPATASKKKKSSKSTPKVSESSPSVSIKSGKTKKKKSQSPVKKGLTMSDLYLSKNPFETANVESHGAASGKTANVESSSKANEESSKSVSEKVDQETPSAHENPISGETLGKSKIVAENVIIASNPSDPENVAVPTNATADVVDKPKEKTVLTDAPTGVAPPTVSTDAAKDVEASKEEEVNKEGTPEHVADSEPENEADENSEKTTNEEQNIVDVDEVPSEEDLQPPPTQKGIGRRLRSRTTTPAPAVTTTPVVVKKTKDTTLKPVKYGPKKGWSKSVPPPEKKTGVLKRKNAPSSDSDFEAEKDDSSIKPPAKKAMSAKKAMPQAAAPDTEDFPCDNVSFHLPSYAQRWGIICKRRLALERELGKDILECEEIVNLINDAGLIKTVWGLGSCYEKLVREFVVNIPIGYDNPLDKEFQKVFVRGKCVTFSPSVINKVLGNSDDPHPDIEVSDNVVCKTITANKVKTWPKKEKVPAVKLTQKYAILNRIASVNWVPTTHASDIATSLGKLIYMIGTGTKFNAGQYIFNQVVQHAKTSVTKQPIAFPTLICDIIFSQHPNIRHEGESAKKRATPLAIHQRLYSKQYAPDIAGPSNVAADTPMTRKEMIAMLEANCKELDEKKLQFERMIHALRVEEAAAQAADAGDDGTSAEEEAESDAEEEESDSSPSASV, encoded by the exons ATGTCTCAAACCTCTGCATCTGCTCAGATCAAGAACAAAGGAACTGATGCTGTGAAAACGAGATCCAAATCTAAGAAGGAGGAACCAACTGTGGTGATAGATGCAACACCCATATCGAGCATTCCTGCAACCGCctcaaagaagaagaaatcgtCCAAATCAACTCCTAAAGTAAGTGAATCATCCCCTTCTGTCTCTATTAAGTCTGGTaaaactaagaagaagaaatcgCAGTCTCCCGTTAAAAAGGGATTAACCATGTCTGATCTATACTTGAGTAAAAACCCATTTGAAACTGCGAATGTGGAATCGCATGGTGCTGCCTCCGGCAAAACTGCGAATGTTGAGTCGTCTAGTAAAGCTAATGAAGAGAGTTCTAAGTCTGTCTCTGAAAAGGTCGATCAGGAAACCCCTTCTGCACATGAAAACCCTATCTCTGGTGAGACCCTAGGAAAATCCAAAATTGTTGCTGAGAATGTTATTATTGCCAGTAATCCTAGTGATCCTGAGAATGTGGCAGTTCCTACAAATGCCACAGCTGATGTTGTTGATAAACCTAAGGAGAAAACTGTTTTGACTGATGCTCCAACTGGTGTTGCGCCACCCACAGTATCGACTGATGCTGCTAAGGATGTTGAAGCATCCAAAGAAG AGGAAGTAAACAAAGAAGGTACTCCTGAACATGTGGCTGATTCTGAGCCAGAGAATGAAGCTGATGAGAATTCTGAGAAAACCACCAATGAAGAACAGAACATAGTGGATGTTGATGAAGTCCCCTCTGAAGAAGATCTGCAACCTCCACCTACTCAGAAAGGAATTGGAAGAAGACTGAGAAGCAGGACTACTACACCTGCACCTGCTGTTACCACTACCCCTGTTGTCGTCAAGAAAACAAAGGACACTACTCTGAAGCCTGTCAAGTACGGTCCTAAGAAAGGATGGAGCAAGTCTGTGCCTCCTCCTGAGAAGAAAACGGGTGTGCTGAAAAGGAAGAATGCACCATCAAGTGACTCTGATTTTGAAGCTGAAAAGGATGACTCAAGCATCAAGCCTCCTGCTAAGAAGGCTATGTCTGCTAAGAAGGCCATGCCTCAAGCTGCTGCTCCTGACACTGAAGACTTCCCTTGtgacaatgtttcatttcatctacCATCTTATGCTCAACGATGGGGAATCATTTgcaaaagaagattggctctGGAGAGGGAACTAGGCAAAGATATTCTAGAGTGTGAAGAGATTGTTAATTTGATCAATGATGCTGGATTGATCAAAACTGTGTGGGGCTTAGGCTCCTGCTATGAGAAGCTGGTTAGGGAGTTTGTTGTCAACATTCCAATAGGTTATGACAATCCCTTGGACAAAGAATTTCAGAAGGTATTTGTTCGAGGAAAATGTGTGACATTCTCTCCAAGTGTGATCAATAAGGTCTTGGGTAACTCTGATGATCCTCATCCTGACATAGAGGTATCTGACAATGTGGTCTGCAAAACCATCACAGCTAACAAAGTAAAGACCTGGCCAAAGAAGGAGAAGGTACCTGCAGTCAAGCTGACCCAAAAGTATGCCATTTTGAATCGCATTGCATCTGTCAACTGGGTTCCCACTACGCATGCATCTGATATTGCAACAAGTCTGGGTAAGctcatttatatgattggtACTGGTACAAAATTTAATGCTGGTCAATATATCTTTAATCAAGTTGTGCAGCATGCTAAGACCTCTGTCACCAAGCAACCCATTGCCTTTCCAACATTGATCTGTGACATCATCTTTTCCCAACATCCTAACATAAGGCATGAGGGTGAGTCTGCTAAGAAAAGGGCAACTCCTCTTGCCATTCATCAGAGGCTGTACAGTAAACAGTATGCTCCAGATATTGCTGGACCATCAAATGTTGCTGCTGATACTCCTATGACAAGGAAGGAGATGATTGCCATGCTGGAAGCAAACTGTAAGGAGCTAGATGAAAAGAAGTTgcagtttgaaaggatgatCCATGCTCTCAGGGTTGAAGAGGCTGCAGCTCAAGCAGCTGATGCAGGAGATGATGGTACTAGTGCTGAAGAGGAAGCTGAGTCAGATGCTGAAGAGGAAGAAAGTGACTCCTCACCAAGTGCTTCTGTGtaa